The following is a genomic window from Capnocytophaga stomatis.
TTCTGATAGTCAAACGATTAAAAACAGGTTGCCAGTGGAGGGAACTTCCGGTAGAAGTGTATTTTAAAGACCAAAAAATAAGCTATCAAACAGTCTATTATTATTTCAATAAATGGAGTAAAGATGGTAGTTTTAAGCGAATTTGGCTTAATTTGTTGCTTGAGAATCGGAGAAAATTAGATTTATCAAGCGTCCAACTTGATGGTAGTCATACTCGATGTCGAATGGGAGGACAATCTGTTGGTTATCAGTTAAGAAAAAAGTCAAAGACCACGAATTCTATCTTTCTGTGTGATAATTTGGGGCAAATTTTAGCAATGGGTAGTCCAAAATCCGGTAATCATCACGATTTGAATAATATAGACTTTATTTTAAAAGAGATTTTGAATCTTTTGGAGGAAGCGAAAATAGAGCATAAAGGCTTGTTTGTCAATGCAGATGCAGGTTTTGATAGCCGAGACTTAAAAAGTTTTTTACAGGAAAAAGAAATAATACCTAATATCAAACAAAATCCCAGAAATGGACAAAATGAAAATATTTATTTTGACGAAGAATTATATAAAAATCGGTTTAAAATAGAGAGAAGTTTTGCGTGGCTTGATGGTTTTAAAGGATTGATTATAAGATATGAAACCCTAAACACAACTTGGATGGCTATGTTGTATCTAGGGATTATACTAACATTTATTCGAAAAGTTTAAACAAGTTTATAGTCAAAAATCATTGTTGGCAAAATTTCATAAAATAAATCTGTAAAAAAGTCTGTTTCTTATAAAAAACAATATATTTGCACCAAATTTGGCAAAGATTTTGCTACACAAAACGGAGTAACCTAAAAAACACAAATTATTATGATGGGATATTATCTTGTTCTCGGTCTTTTCGGGCTGATTAGTATGGCAGTAAGCTGGCAACTAAAACGAAAATTTCAACACTATTCAGAAGTGCATTTGCGTAACGGTATGTCAGGGGCTGAAATTGCCGAAAAAATGTTACACGATCACGGCATTTACGATGTAAAAGTAGTTTCCACTCCCGGTATGCTTACCGACCACTACAACCCAATGAACAAAACCGTAAATTTAAGCGAAGCTGTTTATAATCAGCGTAATGCAGCCGCAGCAGCTGTTGCTGCTCACGAGTGCGGACACGCAGTGCAACACGCTCAGGCTTATCAATGGCTTACAATGCGTTCCAAGCTGGTGCCTATTGTTAGTATTTCTTCCAATCTTTCTACTTGGGTAATTATGGGAGGATTGATGCTAATGGCAGCTTCTAAATTCGGGATTTATGTGGCACTCGCCGGACTTATTATGTCAGCATTGGCTACCTTATTCAGTTTCATTACATTACCTGTTGAATATGACGCCAGTAACAGAGCTTTGGCGTGGCTTAAAAACAAAAATATGGTTTCACAACAAGAATACGCAGGTGCTGAGGACTCTTTAAAATGGGCTGCAAGAACTTATCTCGTAGCCGCATTAGGTTCACTTGCTACATTATTATACTGGGCATTCAGAATTTTAACCTCTTCAAGAGATTAATAAAAACGAAAAATCAGAATACAATTTTTGTAAAATAAAAAGGCTACTTTATTCAAGTAGCCTTTTCTATTTTTATTATTGTAAATTCACAATAACTTCTTTTCCGTTTTCAACAGTTACATCTTTTCCGTTGATATTCACTGATAAAGATGTTCCTTCCAGTGAAAGTTTTACTTGTTTTTTAGTAACAGAAACTTGCAAAATCTGTCCTCGGAAATTCACTTTAAACGAGTAGCCTTCCCATTGGTCAGGGATTTGCGGTGTGAAATGTAGCTTTCCGTCTCGCATACGCAAACCACCAAAACCTTCCACGATGCTCATCCAAGTACCTGCCATTGAGGTAATGTGAAGCCCTTCGTGAACTTCTTTGTTGTAGTCGTCCAAATCAAGACGAGAAGTTCTCAAATAGAAAGTGTACGCCTGCTCCATTCTGCCAAGTGAAGCCGCTAAAATGCTGTGAACGCAAGGCGAAAGAGACGATTCGTGTACCGTGAACGGCTCGTAAAAATCAAAATGGCGTTGCAATTCTTCCTTAGTAAATTGGTCTTCAAAGAAATAGAATCCTTGTAGCGTATCGGCTTGTTTGATGTAAGGCGAACGCAAAATTCTGTCCCACGACCAATGCTGATTGATAGGACGTTCCTTTTTATCCAACTCGGCAACGGTTATCAATTCTTTATCTAAAAATCCGTCTTGTTGCAAGTACACATTGTATTTTTGGCTGTAAGGATAG
Proteins encoded in this region:
- a CDS encoding IS5 family transposase; protein product: MSKDIIKKWIISHLSIGKRGFKTKFDLSLIFLLIVKRLKTGCQWRELPVEVYFKDQKISYQTVYYYFNKWSKDGSFKRIWLNLLLENRRKLDLSSVQLDGSHTRCRMGGQSVGYQLRKKSKTTNSIFLCDNLGQILAMGSPKSGNHHDLNNIDFILKEILNLLEEAKIEHKGLFVNADAGFDSRDLKSFLQEKEIIPNIKQNPRNGQNENIYFDEELYKNRFKIERSFAWLDGFKGLIIRYETLNTTWMAMLYLGIILTFIRKV
- a CDS encoding zinc metallopeptidase; the encoded protein is MMGYYLVLGLFGLISMAVSWQLKRKFQHYSEVHLRNGMSGAEIAEKMLHDHGIYDVKVVSTPGMLTDHYNPMNKTVNLSEAVYNQRNAAAAAVAAHECGHAVQHAQAYQWLTMRSKLVPIVSISSNLSTWVIMGGLMLMAASKFGIYVALAGLIMSALATLFSFITLPVEYDASNRALAWLKNKNMVSQQEYAGAEDSLKWAARTYLVAALGSLATLLYWAFRILTSSRD